One Benincasa hispida cultivar B227 chromosome 5, ASM972705v1, whole genome shotgun sequence genomic window carries:
- the LOC120078794 gene encoding protein ULTRAPETALA 1-like, producing the protein MASGVHENGFVLFSTEELSEMSGVKFGGDFVEVTCGCTSHRYGDSVGRLRIFVNGELEITCECTPGCREDKLTPAAFEKHSGRETARKWKNNVWVIVDGDKIPLYKTVLLKYYNQALKSSNGSSRSQSGRVCHRDEFVRCSNCNKERRFRLRTKEECRIHHDALADSDWTCADLPYDRITCDTDEERASRRVYRGCSRSPTCKGCTSCVCFGCDICRFSDCSCQTCIDFTRNAKLD; encoded by the exons ATGGCTAGTGGGGTTCATGAAAATGGGTTCGTCTTGTTTTCTACTGAGGAGTTGAGTGAGATGAGTGGGGTTAAGTTCGGTGGAGACTTTGTGGAGGTCACTTGTGGCTGTACTAGTCATCGATATGGCGATTCTGTTGGGAGGTTGAGGATTTTTGTTAATGGTGAACTTGAAATCACCTGTGAATGCACTCCTGGTTGTCGTGAAG ACAAGTTGACTCCTGCTGCATTTGAGAAGCACTCCGGAAGAGAAACGGCTAGAAAATGGAAGAACAATGTTTGGGTCATAGTTGATGGAGATAAGATTCCACTGTACAAGACTGTTCTCCTCAAGTACTATAATCAGGCACTAAAAAGCAGCAATGGATCCAGTAGATCCCAAAGCGGACGAGTCTGTCACCGTGATGAGTTTGTTCGATGTAGTAATTGCAACAAGGAACGCAGATTTCGACTTAGGACAAAAGAGGAATGCCGAATACACCATGATGCTTTGGCAGATAGTGATTGGACTTGTGCTGATCTACCATATGACAG AATAACATGTGACACCGATGAAGAACGAGCAAGTCGAAGAGTTTATAGGGGATGCAGCCGTTCACCAACATGCAAGGGTTGCACTTCCTGTGTCTGCTTCGGCTGTGATATCTGTCGCTTTTCAGATTGCAGCTGCCAGACCTGCATTGACTTCACAAGGAACGCAAAACTTGATTGA